From a single Sorghum bicolor cultivar BTx623 chromosome 5, Sorghum_bicolor_NCBIv3, whole genome shotgun sequence genomic region:
- the LOC8076760 gene encoding atherin, translating into MHHRRPEFSFQAGSASPARGGLPPRPPASNPIPAPRYGDEEEEEVRWLQASLQASPETNYCSSGGSGSGSGTPSPQLWTQAQSQSHHHHHRQYPASAGSSPSRAQAIAGYRREMLDLVRGLPESAYELSLRDIVEHHPSPPSPPRAPPSPSPPPPPTTAGRHHHTTRAAVAVPVPAGAQEKKDEPAVVAAATDAEDGGGKKKQGRKQRTMMRKQRSRNLERSVSLDTGLLIKLFLPLSMGGGKKKKVSPKPDDGKKKKKKKQGKKEAVPVPVLVPAAAAQEEEWWTKSEFSEAGSSSRTSSTGSSNSNSSSAASVRNVVNGGANPRAPVRSWSRKRTGCYAFFRANKGKNGVNQD; encoded by the coding sequence ATGCATCATCGGCGGCCGGAGTTCAGCTTCCAGGCAGGCTCGGCGTCGCCGGCGCGCGGGGGACTaccgccgcggccgccggcgAGCAACCCGATACCGGCGCCGCGGTAcggggacgaggaggaggaggaggtgcggTGGCTGCAGGCGTCGCTGCAGGCCTCGCCGGAGACGAACTACTGCAGCTCTGGCGGGTCTGGGTCCGGGTCGGGCACGCCGTCGCCGCAGCTGTGGACGCAGGCGCAGTCGCAgtcgcaccaccaccaccaccggcaGTACCCGGCGTCGGCGGGGAGCTCGCCGTCGCGGGCGCAGGCCATCGCGGGGTACCGCCGCGAGATGCTCGACCTCGTCCGGGGCCTCCCCGAGTCCGCATACGAGCTCTCGCTCCGCGACATCGTCGAGCACCACCCGTCGCCCCCGTCCCCGCCTCGCGCTCCTCCGTCTCCCTCTCCTCCACCGCCGCCTACCACCGCCGGGAGGCACCACCACACAACCCGCGCTGCTGTcgccgtccccgtccccgcggGTGCGCAGGAGAAGAAGGACGAGCCCGCCGTCGTCGCGGCGGCGACGGACGCCGAGGACGGCGGCGGCAAGAAGAAGCAGGGGAGGAAGCAGAGGACGATGATGCGGAAGCAGCGGAGCCGGAACCTGgaacgcagcgtcagcctcGACACCGGCTTGCTCATCAAGCTCTTCCTCCCGCTCTCCATGGGCGGcggcaagaagaagaaggtcTCGCCCAAGCCCGACGacggcaagaagaagaagaagaagaagcaggggaagaaggaggcggtgccggtgccggtgctggTGCCGGCGGCCGCGGCGCAGGAGGAGGAGTGGTGGACCAAGAGCGAGTTCAGCGAGGCCGGGAGCAGCAGCCGGACCAGCAGCACCGGCAGCAGCaatagcaacagcagcagcgccGCCAGCGTCAGGAATGTCGTCAATGGCGGTGCCAATCCCAGAGCGCcggttaggagttggagcag